TCGATTATCTCAAAGAGGCCCACGCCGATGAAAAGGCCCCCGAGCAGGATCTTCCCGGACTGATCGAGCCTCATCCCCTTCGAGTAAAGGCCCAGGCCGATGAAAAAAAGGGCGATTCCCACCAGGTAACCCAGGTAGGGCCTCTTCGCCACCATCTCGAAGCACTCGTAAAAGACCTTTTCCGAATCTGTCAAATTCATCGTCCCACGCTCCCTTTCCTTCCGTTTTCTCCGTTTACGCCTGCCGGTAAAAAACCGCCTTCGACGGGGCTACACCCACTGTCCGATCGGTTTCTCGCCCGGCTTTTCAAGAGAGCCTGCAAACAGCGCCACGGGGGAGCCGGGCCCGGAAACCAGAGGGGCTTCCTCGATGGTGTTGATCTGGCGGACAGGGTCGAGCTTTTCCCCGAGGCAGAAAACGCCCACCCACAACCCCCCCTTCACCGTTCGGACTATCTCGAAGCGGTCGTTTGGCCAGGTATCCTGTCCCGGTTCCACGTAGAGGGCATGCCCGTCACCGGGGTCTTCTGCGGGCCATTGTTCGCTGCCGATCTCTACCCTGAGTATGCGGCCTTCGCCTATAGCAAAATAGTACACTTTTGTGGCGTACTCATCTATCTCGACAACCACTTCCGACGCCCGGAACCGCGCCGCTTCAACCCTGTTCTCCTCGAGGGCCTCGATGAGCCGCAACGCAACGTTAAGACGCTCTTTCCGCCACCTTACGTTTTCCATCGATAAAAGCGCCACGATGACCAGTCCTGCGAGGCAGAAAACGAGCAATACCGCCCCCGCCCCGGTACCCCGGAAAAAGTAAGCCAGCCCTCCCGCGGCGATGCTCATGATCAGACAGCCCAGCCAGGGTCCTTTCGGCTCTCTCGGCGGCCTCTCCATGGCGAGGTGCCTCTCAAAAACAGCCTTCTCCCGCTCGTTGAACTCCCGCGTAACGGTGTCCGTCATCCTCTTCCACACCCCTTCAGCATCTTCTCGAGAATTTCGACACCTGCCCACCTCTGCGCAGATCATTCGACCTACTTTCTATGGTAGCAGGAAAACGGGGTCCTTTTTCGGGGAAGGGCGGAAAGGAGGCGGTCGTTTGCTTTTGACACTATCGTGGAAATATTCCTATAATATATATAATCGGTTCGTTCGTCACTCCCGCACACCAGCTTCTAACCCTTTCAATTGAACCAGAAAAGAAGGTGACCCCCAACACAGGCACAAGCTCTTCTCACAGAGAGGAGGTGACTATCGCAGAAACCAGACTATCGGTGCCGGCATTGGTCTGTTCCGCAGTGAAACCTCAACGAACGGAAAGGGGGAATAACCATGAAACGGACATTCCTTCCCATGCTCCTGGCAGTCATCCTGCTCGTTCCATTCATGGTGCAGTCAATGGAAAAATCAGAGAAGGAGGCCCTGGAAGGAAAGATCGCCGAACTTACGCAGCGGGTGGCTGATCTCGAGGCAAAGCTTCGTTTCGTGAGCGTGAGCACGGAATCGATCAGCGGCCTCGCCGGCCCCCACATGATCTTCGATGGGGTCAACATCCACGTCCGCAGCGGGTCCGGTTCCACGAGCGATAACATCGCACGGGGCGAGCCCCTCTCAGGGCTGGGCAACCTGGTGGTCGGCTACAACGAGATCATCCCCGCCGCACCCATGCCCCGCACGGGCTCACACAACCTCGTAGTCGGGCCGTGGCACAGCTTCAGCAGCTACGGCGGGCTGATCGCGGGGTCCAACAACAAAACGAGCGCTCCCTTTGCATCGGTAACCGGGGGCACGTACAACGTGGCAAGCGGCACCCAGGCATCCGTCGGCGGCGGCAGCGGTAACGAGGCCAGCGGAAACCGATCCTCCATAAGCGGCGGTGGCAACAACATGGCCCGTGGCCTTTACGCCTCCATAAGCGGCGGCAGCCAGAACGAGGCCACCAGCCTGAATTCCTCTGTCAGCGGGGGCTGGGGTAACGTCGCAAGCGGAATGTTTTCCTGCGTCAGCGGCGGCAGCAACAACTTTGCCCGGGGCGATTTTTCCACCTGCAGCGGCGGGCGCGACGAGGGGGCGTACTGAAGCGGCGCAAACAGGTGAGAAAGATCTCCGCCAATCCCGGCTCCCTCTCCCCGCGATCGGTTTTGCGGGGCGTCAGGGCTGGCCTTTTAGGGTACGGGTGTGCCGCTCTCCCGTCTCCCGCTCTGGCCCGAACACTTCCCATCCCGGACCGTTGCAGATACGTCCGTCCGCAAGCGCCTACCGGCACTCCTGATCGAACAGGTCCGGGCGCTTACCCCTTACCCCCTGAAAGTATTCCCGGATTATCTCCATATCCGCTTCGATGTCTCCCGACGGCTCGATGAGGGGCCCGAACAGGGTGGCCCGCTTCTCATAGTCGACCGCCACGAGCTGGATCGGCACACCCGCACCGGCGGCGATATACCAGAATCCCGTTTTCCACTGCCGCACCCTCCTCCGTGTCCCCTCGGGGAAGATGGCAAGGATGAACGAATCGCTTTCCCTGAACCTCCTTACCATCCGGGACACGAGGTCGTGGTGCATAGAGCGGTCAATCGGGATGCCCCCCAGCCGGCGGATGAAGTAACCCAGCGGCCACCAGTCATAGGCGTCCGCTATCAACCAGTAGCTTCGGAAGCCCATCGCAAGCATGGTACCCATGTTCGTCACAAAATCCCAGGACGATGTGTGCGGGGCAAGGGCGATCACGANNNNNNNNNNNNNNNNNNNNNNNNNNNNNNNNNNNNNNNNNNNNNNNNNNNNNNNNNNNNNNNNNNNNNNNNNNNNNNNNNNNNNNNNNNNNNNNNNNNNNNNNNNNNNNNNNNNNNNNNNNNNNNNNNNNNNNNNNNNNNNNNNNNNNNNNTCTCTGTAGAATAGTGATATACGCTGTATGGAATCCGGTCCAAGGGATGCGGTTCGAGCGCACAATACTGATCCTGGGGTGGGCAGGAGTCGCCATGATACTGGTGGACCTGCACGTGTACTCGCCATTCCCCGGGAAAATACTCACCCATGTGGGGGCAATCATCGCGGGAATCTGCTTCGTGCTTGGCGGGATAAGGGTGCTGCTCAAAAAAAAGTAAGAACCCGAAGAGGGGCGAGGCGGCATGTCCGCCCGACCGCAAACCTTATCGTCTCCATCGAACAGCCGCTTCAAGTCCCCGTACAGGACTCAGNNNNNNNNNNNNNNNNNNNNNNNNNNNNNNNNNNNNNNNNNNNNNNNNNNNNNNNNNNNNNNNNNNNNNNNNNTCAGGAGAGTCTCTTTACGATATCTTTCAGCATGTTCTTTTCTTCGTGGAGCGCTTTCTTCCACTTGTAGGCCTCGGTCTTTACTATTTCTCCTCTCAGCTGGGACAGGTAGTAGCGAAGGACGCGTTCCAGCAGTTTCCTTTCGTTATCGGAAAGCTCGATCTTCATGGATAACANNTGAAAGGTTTTTTCACCCTCTAACTCAATTGTATTATTGTTTCCCCCCCTTATCCAGCACAATCGCGGGGACGAGTCGCCAGACCCGACCGTCACAGGATATCTCACCCCCTGCCTTGCGATGATNNNNNNNNNNNNNNNNNNNNNNNNNNNNNNNNACTCGATTGTTAGCCGGCAGTTTTCGCACTCTCCGGCGGCAAGCTCTTCCTCTCCCGGATGATAGCGGACCATCACGTCCCGTTCACAATCGACGCACTTGACATCGCACCTGGCCAGCTCCCGGCTGTCCAGAGACAGGTCAACCGGCCTCTCTTCCGGGACGCTGCCCCGGCCGTCATCGGCAACAGCAGCGGGGTCGATGTCCCTCAACTCCTTACCGCAGAAGGGGCAGTAATCGATATCCACTTCATGTCCCCGGTCTACGAACTGCCATGTTTTCCTCAGCTCATCGAAGAGAATGCGCTCGTTGCTCTTTTCCCCCCCATCCGCCTCCGGGCACAGGTGGTAATACCAGGCATCACAGAAAAAATCCCCATCCTTTTTCAGAATCATGGCCTTCCTCGTTCCCCCCTTTATTTGACCGCGAAATCCATACCTTACCTTTTCGGAATATATGGCCCGTCCTTTAAAGCGCTCAAACAAGGAGGCGTTCCCACGCTCACATTTTCGTCCCCCGGCGATTTTTTGCTCCCTTCGATCCAGGGTCTTGCCATCGGCGGGGAAAATGTATAATGTGTAAAAAAAAAGGAGGTCGACGCGATGAAACGGAGACCATCTATAGCCGTGATCGCCCTGTGTGCGCTGCTTGCTGCAGCCGCGCTCCATCCCGGAATTGCGAGCGCTGCCACCGCAAAGGAGATCGACGTCAGCGTTGATGTGGCGCTGGAGCGTTTTCACAGCGAGATAAAGGGGGGGAAAGAGTTTTTAAAGAGCGCCAGGGGGGTGCTCATCTTTCCGAAGGTGTACAAGGCGGGCTTCGTCGCCGGCGCGGAATATGGCGAGGGATCGCTGCGGATCGGCGGAAAAACCGTCGACTACTACAGCACCGTAGCGGTTTCCTTCGGGCTGCAGATCGGAGCCCAGGCCAAGACGATAATCATCGTCTTCATGCAGCAGCAGGCGCTCGACAACTTCCGTGCAAGCTCGGGATGGGAGGCGGGCGTCGACGGATCGATAGCCCTGATAACCGTCGGCGCGGGGGGCTCGATCGACACGACCAACATAAAAGACCCTATCGTGGCTTTCGCTTTCGGACAGAAGGGCCTCATGGTAAACATCACCCTCGAGGGATCGAAGTTCAGCAAGATAGAAAAATAAGGGCGCCGGGCTCACGCTTCCGGGATTCCCCCCGGGCAGCCGCTATCCCGTGCCACCCTTTCCTGGAGGATATTCCCGCCTCATTGGTGTTCACGGAGAGCGCCGCTTCCGGGCCCTGCCCTCTCCGATTGAAATACACTATATGTCTTTGTATGTACAAAAATAATTAATTTGCTAAATTTATGTTTTTTTTGCTTGCAATTAAATAAAATTTATATTAATTGACATATAAGCATTGAACGTTTTTTATGCAGTGAACCAGTTTTCATCGAGACGGTAACGGGTGGGGATACAGCCCCCCGCCTTATAATTGCTTTCCTCCCCTTACGAAGGCGGGTCCTATGAAGCTTGTCGACCATATGCATCGCCCGCCTTCCCCCTCCCTTCAATCTCAAGGTAAGGCGCATGATCCCGGTTCGAACACTGATTCCTTATCCCGTCAAGTTCGTTTTCCTATACCTCACCCACATTTGCCCTTGAGCGGGGGGAGATTCTGTAAAATAATAAAGCAACGGCCCGTTGAAAAATTTATTGCACAATAGAGACTCAAAGCCCGGGAAAATGCCCCTGCCAGAAACCTTGCGTCGTTTTATCTTTTTTTTCTTTGCTCTGCTCATAACCGCTGCCATGTGCCCTGGATGCGTGAAGCAAGCCGGAAGGGTGACATATTTCCGTTATGCCTACCAGGATGAGCGGTATGAGATAGGAGGAAAATATCCGCTCCCCCATGAGTTGTCCGGCAGGGTGAACTGCTACCGCTTCGTCGTAAACGACGATGGGAAGGTAGAGAAAGTAGAGTATTTGAAACGTGGAAAACCAGAAAAAGACCCGCACTTCGGGGCGGCAAAGGTGCACGTTGAGCGCAGGGACAATTTCAGGAAAATAATGTACAGAGACCGGGGAGGGAGGCCCTCTAAAAACAGAAAGGGGGTTTTTGCCCTCCTTTTGGAACTCGATGAAAACAAAAATCCGGTGCACGTATCCAATCTTGACGGTGCAGGGAACGTGATGGAAAACGCAAGCGGGGTGGCCCACTACGCGTTGTCACTCGACGAGAAAGGACGGAAGGTCAAGGTGCTCTTTTCCGACAAAAACGGCACCAGAATCACGGACCGCGATGGCTATTACGAGGTACATTACGCCTATGATGACCGGGGGAACATGCGCGAAATGTCAAACCATGGCAAAGATGGGGCATTGCTGGAAAACAGGGACGGCATCGCAATCATCCGGCAGAAATTTGACGACCACAAAAATATCATCGAACAGAAATATCTGAGCGCGCAGGGAAAGCTGCGGGAAAACAGGGACGGCTTTGCCATCGCGCGGATGAAGTATGATGAATCGGGGAACAGGGTCGAGCAGAGCCATTTTGGCTCGAGTGAAAAATTAAAGGAAGTGAGAGAGGGGATCGCCGTCTGGCAAATGGAATATGACGAGCGGGGGGAGCTTGAAAAAATCGTTACCCTCGATAGGCGGGGAAAAATTATCAGGCCCGCAGGGAGATAAACGAAGTAACACCAGAACAGGCGCATTAAAGGCGGCGCAACAACCTATGAAACCTTTTCCGGGTTTTTTCTTCCGAGTTCTTCTCGCGGTTTCGCCCTTTCGAGTTTTTCCTTGAGCTTCCCTCTTCCGATTGTTCCCCGGATTTCCCGTTCTTTCAAACGGTTCGGTTTTTTTCAGCTGCTTGCGCCGCCTTAATTACTATAATAAACAAATTATCATAAATTACAAGATAAATTTTTCAGTCTCTCGAGAATCTTCACCATCGCCAGCGTATCGAGCCGGCAGTACGCCCGCAGAGACCTCCCGATCCGCTCTGCTTCAAAGGCGTCCCGGGCCCCGCACATTTCGTAGAAAGCCTCCATCGCCGCGCCGCCATCGCTGATCTCGAGACTTTCGTAGCTCAACCCGGGAACGAGGGCCGGGAGAACCGCTTTGATCGACGTGGAGCCCCGCATCCTCCAGAAATAGACGTCCCTCCTCCTGAAGGGGACCGCCAGGTCCACGATGTTATGGATGACGGCCTCTGCTTTCTTTCCCGGTTCCGGGAACCACCTCATCATGTTCCGCAAAACCCCCGTCTCGAAAGATCTCCCGTAGACGAGGACGCAGGCCTCCTCGGGTATTTCGTCCAAAAGCCTCTGCATCATGCCCATCCGGGGGTCGCCCCGGGGCGGGGCAAGAAACTCGCTGTGCCCGACTCCTGATTTTTCGTCCGGAATGGAATGGAGAGAATAGAGAAAGGGGACCTGCTCGTAGGGCTTCGTGCCGTCGAATGGGGGGATGGGGTCCATGATCGTTTCGAAGTCGAGAAAGAAGAGGGGGTACCGGATGGAGCGAAGGAAATCTTCCACCCCCTCCCTGTTGACATAGTTTCTCCTCTTCAGTGTCGCAGCTGCCTGAATCCTCTGGGCGGGGGACATATCCCCGGGGGGCACGTCCTGCAAACGGACTATCCCCTGCGCGTAGAGCGCGAGTTTGTCGACCCCTTTCCCCCTCAGGCTGAATACGGAGTCCTCGGGAATGTGCCGCCAGCAGTGCCCCTTGAAGCCGCAATCTTCGATATCCACGCAGTGCCTGCCGATATCCACCCCCGGCATCGGGCCCCCGATAATTCCCTTCTGCTTTCTCACCTCCTCTCCCACGGATGGCTGCTTCTCGGCCACCTCCTCCGTCACGTCCCGCATCGTGAAAAGCTCTCTCACCCGTATCTCCCCGTTTCTCACGTATCCGCGGTTTATGTGAACCACGTAAGCCCTTGCGACCGGCAGCAGCGAGCCCCGGAGCACGTAATACTGAAGCGCCGCGTCCTCAACGTACATCTCCTTTACCCTCGCCGAGTCCTTCACCTCATAGACCTCCCACCCCTTCCATCCCCGATGGAGGATATCCACGCTCAGCGACACCCCATCGTGGGTAAATGCCGCGTCATACAGGGTGGTTGAGCCGCGCAGAATCTCGCCCGCCGTCAGTTCGACAGCTACTCCACGCGATTCTTTTTTTCGCGGTATCTCAACCCCTCCCGGGAAGAGTTCCCGCGCAACTCGATTCACCCGTGCGCTGTTTCGCTGTCTCGTCCTGCGCGAGGGATGGGGCGCATCCCTCAGTTCCGGATGATGCTTGTTGAGATAAAGGGACTTGTAGCAGCGAAGCCCCTTGAGATACAGGGACCTGTTGAGCAGGGAACCGTTATGTTCCGTGTCACCCATGGAGATCATCCTGCCGATGACATTGATTGAATAGCATATCCCCCCGTATATATATTGGTGGATTTCGCCACCCCTGTAAACCCGCCAAAAAAAGAGGCGAACGGCAGGGTGGCTTCATGCGGAGATGTCCAGGCGCTTTTGCGGCAATCCGGAGGGGCGCCTTACCGCGATGTCACGGCCGGTTCTCCCGGCCCTGCACTTTCCCCTTTGAGGGGGGCCATCTTTTTTATACTATTTGAGGAGGAATTAAAAAAAACAAAAGGGAAAACGCGGAACCGCCGGTATCGCCGCNNNNNNNNNNNNNNNNNNNNNNNNNNNNNNNNNNNNNNNNNNNNNNNNCCATGCAGGGGCTGAGGGGCAAGACGCTCTTTATCACGGGGGCAAGCCGGGGTATCGGGAAAGCCATCGCGTTGCGCGCCGCGCGGGACGGGGCCAGCGTAGCAATTGCCGCCAAAACGGCACAACCCCACCCAAGGCTCCCGGGGACGATCTACTCGGCAGCGGAAGAAATCGAAGCCGCGGGAGGGACCGCGCTCCCGCTGGAAGTCGATATCCGGTTCGAGGACCAGGTCCTGGCCGCTGTCGATCGGACCGTGGGGTGGTTCGGGGGGATCGACATCCTGGTGAACAACGCAAGCGCCATAAGCCTGACGGGGACCCTCGAGACGGAGGTCAAGCGCTTCGACCTGATGTTAGACGTAAACGTCAGGGGAACCTTCGTTTCCTCGCGGGCCTGCCTTCCCCACCTCTTGAAGGCTGACAATCCCCACATCTTGAACCTCAGCCCGCCCCTGGCGATCGAGGCCCGGTGGTTCCGGGACCACCTGGCCTATACGATCTCGAAGTACGGAATGAGCATGTGTGTCCTGGGAATGGCCGAGGAGTTTCGGGACCGGGGCGTCGCCGTCAATGCCCTCTGGCCCGCAACCGTCATCGCCACCGCGGCGATAACGATGCTCGGAGGTGCCGTCACGGAGAGGTTCTGCCGGAAGCCGGAGATCGTCGCCGATGCCGCGCATGCCATTTTGCTCCGGAACAGCCGGAGCTGCACGGGGAACTTCTTCATCGACGAAGAGATTCTAAAGGATGAGGGGATAACGGATTTCACCCGCTACGCGATGGATACAGAAACCACGCCCGCACCGGACCTCTTCCTGGACTGAGAGTCTTTGCCTTTGAACGAACGCTTTGCAGGAAAAAAAGGTTAACGGGCCGGGAACGCTACCTGTCGCTGACCCACACCCTGGCCAGGCCTTCCCTGAACTCCCCGGCAAAATCGAATTGAGGCTCGATCACGAAGCTGCCCGTCCTGTCGATGTATCCCCAGATCACCTCGAGCGCCGCCGGGGCGAGGCCCTCGGAGAAAACGCCGACATTTGTAAACCGGTTGGGTATGGCGGTGTTTCCCGTTCTGTCTATGAATCCCCACTTATCGTTTGCCTTGACGCCCGCCAGACCTTCCGAGAAGTCGTGGGCCTCATCGAAAGCCAGTTTGATGACCGCAGCGCCGCTCTGGTTGATAAAACCCCATTTGACCCCGACACGGACGCGTGCCAGCCCTTCGTGGAAACTTCTCGCTTCGTTGTACCGGGGCTTGATGACAACCTTGCCTTTCTTGTTGATAAACCCCCATACCCTGTTTATCTCCACGTTTGAAAGGCCCTCGTAAAATCCCCAGCTATTGTAAAACTGGAAGTTTTTGAACGTATTTCCCGACGCGTCTATATATTCCCACCTCCCGTTCGCCTTCACGCTTGCAAGACCCTCTCGAAAGCGGCTTGCAAACTCAAACTCGGGAGATATCATAACCGTTCCGCTCCGGTCGATGTATCCCCACCTGCCGTCGATCTGGACGCTCGCCTTTCCCTCGGAAAAATCCAGAGCGTCAACATACACCGGCTCTATGAACATTTCCCCGTACCGGTCTATAAAGCCCCATTTATCGGATACCTTAACCCTCGCCAGCCCCTCGGAGAAATCCCTGGCATCGTCGAATTCCGCCGGTATCACCTCTTTCCCCGCATTGTCGATGTACCCCCACTTTCCATCTTTCCTTGAACCTGTCACTTCCCTGATTGCCATGTGTGTTACCCCCGGATAACGATCACACCGGTCCAGAACAAGCGGTTTAAATCGCGCCGGGCGAAAGCCCTGGCGTTCCCTACCATTCTTTATCGGTACCGGACGCGAAAATGTAAACCACTTTTTTTGAAACTTTTACCCCCGTCACATGAAAAGAGGGAAGGCAAACGTGGACCCCGGCATCGCGGGATCGGCAAAGGATTGCCGTAAAGTGGATTTTCGGGGCCGGCCGCGGCTACCTGCGCTCGAGCAAGCGCTTTGCTCCGGCCATTGCCCTGAGCTTGCCGATGGCTATGTCTCGGTGAAGGTGGTTCATGCCGCAGGAGCTGGTTATCATGGTCTGGTCCGGCGCAAGCCAGCCGATCTGCGCGATGCGCTCCGCGATCTTTTCATCCGACTCCACGGCGAGGTCCTGCACATCTGCGGCACCGACCGCCAGCATCCTGTCACCCAGGATGCCCTCGTACCGGTCGGCGAAGTCGTACTCGACGAGCAGGACGTCACAGTTGATTTTGCAGATCAGCTCGGCCGGATATCGTCCGAAGTCGAAATATCGATGGCCGATCTGGCCGTCATAGTCCTCCCCCACGGCGTAGTTCCCCTGGCAGATGTGGACCTGGACCGACGCAGAAGACAGCCCTTCGACGGCCATGTTGATCGCGTCGACGGCAGCTGCGACCTCATCATCATCGACCGCGGCAAACAGCGGCTCGTCTATCTGCACGTACCGGCACCCCGCCTCTTCCAGGTCCCGAAAGTTTCTGTTGATCACCTTCGCCAGATCCTGCATCATCTTCGAGATATCCCCGTAGTGTTCGTCATAGGCGACCCTGGCGAGCATGTGGGGACCGGTCATGGTAATTTTGACCGCCCTTCCCGTCAGCCCGGAAACCGTTCGAAACTCATCGACCAGCCCCAGGTCGGCATATTCGATGGGACCCACGCATACGGCGGCAGGGTGGAACACGTTGGGGTCCTTGGGGGTTATGGGCTTGGGCCGGGTCTCCTTCGAAAAACCGGGGATCTTCTCCCAGAAGAAGTTGAGCATCGCGTTCGGGGGCGCATGCCGGTTGTTCGTCCTCCGGTGCATCTCACCGCCGTTTATGATATCGATCCCGGCGACCTCCTGGTCCTTTACCGCCGCCTCCGTGCAGCGCAGCTGCGCATCCTCCATGTCCTCCCGGGAGAGCTTACCCTCCTCAACCTGCTTCTCGAGGGCNNNNNNNNNNNNNNNNNNNNNNNNNNNNNNNNNNNNNNNNNNNNNNNNNNNNNNNNNNNNNNNNNNNNNNNNNNNNNNNNNNNNCATCCCCGGGCAACAGAAAAATTCGGCAATCGGCGGACATACCCCATGACAAAAAGGTAACAGGCGATCGGACGTGAATACGGGAGAGCTTTTCTGCGTCCAAACAAACAGCCATACATCTCCTCC
The Deltaproteobacteria bacterium DNA segment above includes these coding regions:
- a CDS encoding SDR family NAD(P)-dependent oxidoreductase, translating into MQGLRGKTLFITGASRGIGKAIALRAARDGASVAIAAKTAQPHPRLPGTIYSAAEEIEAAGGTALPLEVDIRFEDQVLAAVDRTVGWFGGIDILVNNASAISLTGTLETEVKRFDLMLDVNVRGTFVSSRACLPHLLKADNPHILNLSPPLAIEARWFRDHLAYTISKYGMSMCVLGMAEEFRDRGVAVNALWPATVIATAAITMLGGAVTERFCRKPEIVADAAHAILLRNSRSCTGNFFIDEEILKDEGITDFTRYAMDTETTPAPDLFLD
- a CDS encoding glycerol acyltransferase — its product is VIALAPHTSSWDFVTNMGTMLAMGFRSYWLIADAYDWWPLGYFIRRLGGIPIDRSMHHDLVSRMVRRFRESDSFILAIFPEGTRRRVRQWKTGFWYIAAGAGVPIQLVAVDYEKRATLFGPLIEPSGDIEADMEIIREYFQGVRGKRPDLFDQECR
- a CDS encoding WG repeat-containing protein — encoded protein: MAIREVTGSRKDGKWGYIDNAGKEVIPAEFDDARDFSEGLARVKVSDKWGFIDRYGEMFIEPVYVDALDFSEGKASVQIDGRWGYIDRSGTVMISPEFEFASRFREGLASVKANGRWEYIDASGNTFKNFQFYNSWGFYEGLSNVEINRVWGFINKKGKVVIKPRYNEARSFHEGLARVRVGVKWGFINQSGAAVIKLAFDEAHDFSEGLAGVKANDKWGFIDRTGNTAIPNRFTNVGVFSEGLAPAALEVIWGYIDRTGSFVIEPQFDFAGEFREGLARVWVSDR
- a CDS encoding DUF2779 domain-containing protein → MGDTEHNGSLLNRSLYLKGLRCYKSLYLNKHHPELRDAPHPSRRTRQRNSARVNRVARELFPGGVEIPRKKESRGVAVELTAGEILRGSTTLYDAAFTHDGVSLSVDILHRGWKGWEVYEVKDSARVKEMYVEDAALQYYVLRGSLLPVARAYVVHINRGYVRNGEIRVRELFTMRDVTEEVAEKQPSVGEEVRKQKGIIGGPMPGVDIGRHCVDIEDCGFKGHCWRHIPEDSVFSLRGKGVDKLALYAQGIVRLQDVPPGDMSPAQRIQAAATLKRRNYVNREGVEDFLRSIRYPLFFLDFETIMDPIPPFDGTKPYEQVPFLYSLHSIPDEKSGVGHSEFLAPPRGDPRMGMMQRLLDEIPEEACVLVYGRSFETGVLRNMMRWFPEPGKKAEAVIHNIVDLAVPFRRRDVYFWRMRGSTSIKAVLPALVPGLSYESLEISDGGAAMEAFYEMCGARDAFEAERIGRSLRAYCRLDTLAMVKILERLKNLSCNL